The DNA segment CCCAACTGTCCGCTCTGATCGATCGGGGAATGGACGTTGTCCTGGTCTCATCCGGTGCGGTGGCTGCCGGAAGACAACGCATCTGTGAACGGACCCGACAGTGTCGCAAGGAATATGATGACATGGCTTCCCGCCAAGCGGCGTCGGCCATTGGTCAGGGCCGCCTCATGCATGACTACGATGAAGCCTTTGCCAAACACGGCAAAGTCACCGCACAAATTCTCCTGACACGGAGCGGACTCAAGGACCGGGAGCGCTTTCTCAATGCCCGGAATACACTGGAACGGCTGCTTGAATGGAAAGTCATCCCGATCATCAATGAGAATGACACAGTCTCCACCCACGAACTCGAATTCGGCGACAATGATACCCTAGGCGCGATGTGTCTCGGGCTAACAGGCTCCGACCTTTTTGTGAATCTTACCAGTGCGAACGGCGTTTTTGATCGAAACCCGGAGACACACCCCGAAGCACGATCCATCCCGGTCATCGACAACATCGCCTGCCTGGATATCGAAGCCATGTGTGATGGTAAAACCAGTGTCGGTACGGGCGGCATGTACTCAAAACTTCGTGCGGCCAGACGCGCGGCCCAGTTGGGCATCCCGACTCTCATTGTTTCAGGCAAAGGGGAGTTTGACATTCTTGCGGCCCTCGACGGAGCGGACCACGGCACTCTCGTCCTGCCGGAGAGCCGCACAGTCTCCAGCAAAAAGTTCTGGCTCGCTTACCATGACGATCCCTCCGGGGCCATCCGAGTAGACAAAGGAGCAGCCAACGCATTGCTCACCAAAGGCAAATCTCTGCTTCCTATCGGCATCAGCGCCGTGGACGGCTGTTTTGAACGAGGCGCACTGGTCTTTATCAAGACCCTTGAGGGCGATGAACTCGGTGTTGGATTAAGCAATTTCTCTTCTGCCGAACTGGAACGGATCAAAGGGAAAAAGACTGCCGATTTACCCGCGATCATCGGGCCGACCTCCTCTGATGAGGCCGTGCACCGCGACAACATGCTGCTTGATGCAGCCATATAACCGGAGGGCGCTTTGAGGCGACTCTATCTCGATAAGAATCTGCAATTGACTTTCTGCGTGACACTGATGGCCATCCTCGGTGTATCGAGCATTATCCCGGCTCTACCGGACATCATGACAGGACTCCACATGAGCCCGGTTCAGATAGGACTGGTTATCTCCGTCTTCACCCTACCCGGAATCCTGGTCTCTCCCTTGGTCGGCATTCTTGCAGACCGTATCGGACGAAAAGTCATTCTTGTCCCATCATTGTTCATTTTCGGATGCTTCGGTTTTTTCTGTTTCTTTGCCCAATCCATGGAGCAACTGCTTATCCTCCGTTTCATGCAGGGACTCGGAGCAGGACCGCTGGGAGTCATTTACGGAACTCTCATCGGCGATTTGTACCAAGGAGATGAACGCGGCCAGGCCATGGGTTACAATGCGAGCGTGCTTGCCATAGGAACCGCAGCCTTTCCCGGCCTTGGCGGAGCACTTGCCATGCTCGGATGGAACTATCCTTTCCTGCTGCCCCTGATTGCCATCCCACTGGGACTGGTGATTGCCACTCAGCTGGATACACCGGAACCCACCTCTTCCGGGAGTCTCAAAAATTATTTCCGGGATGCCTTCCAACTCATGAAAACGCGGCAGGTCCTCAGCCTCTTTGCCACAACAATGGCCACCTTCATCGTCCTGTACGGCCCTATCGTGACTTACCTGCCTATTCTGTTAAGTCATCGGTTCCATGCCTCTCCCGTTTCCATCGGTATGGTTTTTCTCATCTCATCCGGTTTTACAGGAATGGCTGCATTCCAACTGGGCAGACTCTCCAGCCGGTTCAGTCACCGTTTTCTTCTGGGGAGCGCAGGTCTCTTGTATGGTCTCGCCATGCTACTCATTCCAATGACCCCGAGCATCTGGTTCGTGATCCCCGCTGTAATGTGCTTCGGCCTGGCTCAGGGGTTGAATATTCCCACAGTGATGACCATGCTGACCACTATTGCCCCCATGGAACAACGTGGGGCATTCATGGCAGCCAACGGACTGACCCTGAGACTTGCCCAGACCGTCGCCCCTCTCCTGATGGGTGGCATATACAGCCTCTTCGGTATCCAGGCGGTCTACATGGGAGGGCTGCTCTGTGCCCTTGTCATTCTGTTGCTGGCCTTTTTCTGTATACAAGACTAGGCTTCAAGGATGTCTCAACACATCCTCTCCACTGGACAAACCTTCTGTGCCGACCAGGACGGGTCGATAATTTCCTGCGGCAATACTGGGCAGGATGCAGAATTCTCGCCCGGACAGGCATGGGACCCGACACGATTTATCCCCGATGGAGAGGCAATCCTAGATACGACAACCGGTCTGGTCTGGCTGAAAGATGCCAATCCTGTCGGATTCCCCATAACTTGGCAGGAAGCATTCGAATTCGTCCAAACCATGAATAAGGACCATGTAGCAGGCTTTACTGACTGGCGCCTCCCGAATCGTCGCGAACTTTTCAGTCTGGTTTCCTTTGATTCCCACTCCCCTTCACTGCCTGCCGGGCATCCTTTCACCAATGTCTTTCATGGGTGGTACTGGACCTCGACCACATCAGCCATGCACGAAAGTCAGGCATGGCACCTCCATATGATGGGAGGAAGAATGTTCTGGGGAAACAAGACCGGGTATGAACTCGTCTGGCCTGTACGAGGGCGTTCGGAAATACTTCCTGCGCCAACAGCAGGTCCATCGAAAGATGGTTCAGTCTGGCCGGAACCTCGCTTTGAGGATCATGGGGAGATCGTTACCGACAGGTTGACCCACCTCTGCTGGACCCGCCTAGCGGATCTCGCCCCAGGACCGGTCTCATGGAAAGATGCGTTTACCGTGGTCAAAAAACTGAATACGACCGGATTCGCCAGCCTCTCCGGATGGCGTCTCCCCACCATCAGGGAATTCGAATCCCTGACAGAAAGCCAGAACCATTCACCAGCTCTGCCAACCGGCCACCCTTTCACCAATACCCGCGAAGCATACTGGTCATCCACCAACAGTGGGTACGAAGCAAATTGGGCCATGTGTCACTACCTTGACAAGGGAGCAATCGGAGTCGGCTACAAACGTGACAAGGGATTTCACGTCTGGGCCGTCAGAGCACCCTAATATCTCGCACGTCTTTTGCCGATAGAGAGAATAAGGAACTCAACGGGAACCAAGGAGGGTGCCATGACCTTACGTTCACATCTTCAACACAGACTCAACCCGCTCCATCTCTATTGTCGATTGCGGGCCATCGGTTTTGCGGATAAGGCCGCAAGGACTCTCACTGGATGCTATGAAAAAATCGTCTATCGTCGCGTCCTGGCTTGATCAGACACAAACACACTCCGGGTTTCTCCGACACTTGTTCAACCCCACCCGCCCCGGAGTTTTTCTTTTTATTTTTTTCTCCTGTATCTGAGGATAAAACCATCCAGAGCATCACGCTGCCGTTCCATATGGAGAACCCAGGCTTCCAGGATTTCCCTCCCCTCAGGAGTAATGGAATACACACGTTTGGCCGGACCATCGCCTCTTGAATCCCACCTGGAAAGAACCAACCCCTCTTCATCCATTTGCCGCAAGTGTCTATAGACCATTCCGGGAGGAGCGTCCCCACGCAAAAAACCATACTCCCCAATGGTCTGGATCAACTCATACCCATACGACGATCCCATGCTCAACGCCATGAGCAAGGATGGTTGAATATACCGTTGCGGCTTTCCGCTTCCTACATTTTTCGACATAATTGCAAAGACCTTCTTGACTCTATATACTTAAAGGATATATGTTCAACATAGACAATAAATCCTTCAAACACAACACTACCGGGAGGACACCATGAAGATTTTCGTCAGAGAACGTCGCAGATCGGATAAAGGCCAACAACGACCACGCTATCGAGTAGTTGGCGTGCAAGGTGGAGATTTGAAAATCTACGCCAAACGAATACGTAAATGCGAACTGGCTGAACTGGCCGAACATACCGGCGCTGAAATTATCTACCTTGCACGAGGTGAGGACGAAGCAGAAGGTGTCAAGCCCAAAGGGTAAATAAATGGCCCCTGTACCAAAGACACACAAAAGACTCATATTCAAAAAAAGAAAGCTCCCTCACAAACACCCGTTTGTGAAGGAGCTTTCTTTTTAAAGTACATGATATGGTTTTGGCAGCTTCTGCCGAGTAATTAATCCTTGTAAACGATGGTCCCCACATGTTCGCCATTGAGCGCGGCATGTAGATGCTCCGGGTGACGCAGGACATCAATTATTTGAAACTGCTTTAATGTTTTGGCATTCTTGAGAAAAGTTAAAACAGGACGTTCGACAATCAGGTCTTCCAAATCCATCTCTATCAATTCATCGACATGAATTCTGTCAAAAAACCTGAGAGCCTCCCTGTCCTTGGCTTTCTTGGGGTCACTCTCGTACATCCCCTTTTCGTCTTTCAAATAAATCAAGGACTTGGCGCCGATATTTTCAGCCAACAGACACGCTCCCGAGTCCGTACGATGCGGGGGAATGGAACCGACTTCCGCCGGGTGTTCAAAGAAACCATAGGGAGGAATACCAGTGGTGATAGGCAGATATCCCTGTTGGCAATACATGTGGAGTTGCTCAAGATGGTCGCCATGCCCGATCATGGCTCCACCATGCTTGGCCAGAAGAACGGATAACATTTCGGCATTTTGTGCCGACACCTTGTCTCCGAGCTTGGAAAGCACCCCAGTGGGCATACCGAGGTCTATGCCGATACTGTAGACATGCCGAGCACGAGTCCCTCCCCCACACATCAACAAAATCTTATGTTCTTCTTTGGCTTTGACCAGTTCTTCAAGAATCGGGAACAAAGCCGACGCACCGCGGTCCATGATCGACTGCCCACCAATCTTGAGAACATTGACCTCCGGCTGCATACGGAAATATTCATCGGCCTCTGTTTCTCGTAGCAACCGCTTGTCAACCAGAGATTCGCCCAACAAAGGGGTCTCAATATGCAACCGTCCCTTTTCACCCTTTTCCTTGATCAGTTTACCCATGGGGTCTGTCTCCTTGCACCCAAAAATGTTTCATTTAATGAGAGTATTGTATCGTCTGATGACAAAAAGACAAGACAAACCCGCTTACACCCGATTCGGAATCAGACTCAGACCTTGATTTTCCCGACGCGGATGATGTGATACAGGCAGATCCCGACGCCGAAAGCCCATGCGAGATTACTGATCAACGTAATAGCGAGCATGAGTACGACCACGAAAAGATCGGACCGAGAACTCATATCCATGATCGCCAAAGTCAATTGTGCGCCGGAGAAAAAGAGCAAAGCCCCAAGAACCCCCATAGGCAGGAGATGCAAGACATTGGCCGCTCCCGGTCCATAAAGAAGAGCCAGGAGAATGAAACCACCGCCAATAATCATGTTCGACCCACTTGTTCTGGCCCCGAAGCGATAGTGGGCAGCCAACCCGCCAGCACCATGGCAAACCGGCATTCCGCCCACCATGACGGAGAACAAATTGGCCAACCCCATGCTCATGCACAAGGCTCGATCCGTGACACGCCGACTCTCCCGCCCGAAGTATTCAAAGCTCAAATCACGATTACCAATAACGGCATTGCCCATGGTCATGGGGATTTGGGGGAGCACCAGCACCAGCAGGGCAAAGGAAAAATCCCCCCCGGACGGAAATCCGAACGGCAAAAACCGTGGGAGGTGAAATCCGATCTGGACACCAGCCAACTCCTGCCACGCGCCGAGTAAGGAGCCGACAAGCACTCCACTGACAACAACAACCAACCCCGCCGGAAAACGACGGCTATTGAGCAAAAAGAGTGTTACCAGAAAAAAGAGTATGCCCAAAATCAGGCTCATGGGCATCCCCATAAAGGACTGACTATTCAGAAAAGGTTCTGTCCCACCATGCATGACTTGAAAATCACTGGTCCCCACAACCATCTTCGCCCCCTTGGAAAGCAACAGGATACCTGTAGCCATCTGCACACCGCGTATGACCGTTTTCGGAACAATGCGCGCTACAAAATCCACCAAGTGCGTCGCTCCGAGAAAAAGCAGAAAAACAGCGACGATCAGTCCCGAAGCTGTAATAACATCCGGGCTGAGAGACTGACCGATGGCATACGCTGCCACGACCTTCATCGGCTGGACCGCCACGGGCACACGATAATACATGCCACCCAGGACATACATCAGCCCTATAGTCAAAAACAATCCGGTGGCAGAGAGTCCGTTGATCATGATCATGGCAAAAGCCAACGGCAAAAGAGTTCCGAGATCACCCACGGAACCGGCCCACTCCATTCTGTCAAAACTCATTCGCATTTTTTTGGCCCCTTTTGGATCTGTCAACACCAAAGAATCGTATCGATTCAAAGCACTCCAGACAACTCCGAATATTGACACAATGTCATCTTTCAAGGAGAATCCCGTCATCCGAATATATCGCCCACCACGCGAGGAGCGCGCCGAATGAAGAAAGAGTCCATCAGCCAGCGGGACATGAAACGTTACCAGCTGCAAGCCAAGTCCATCATAGAAACACTGCCGTTCATCACGGATTTCTACGGCAAGACCATTGTCATAAAATATGGCGGAAACGCCATGATAGATGAGAAATTGAAGCGAGCCTTCGCTCTCAATGTCATCCTCCTCAAATATATCGGCCTCAATCCTGTCATCGTCCACGGCGGCGGCCCGCAGATAGGGTCCATGCTCAAAGCGCTCAATATCGAATCCCAATTCCGCGAAGGCTATCGCGTGACCGACGATGCGACCATGGATGTGGTCGAAATGGTCCTGGTTGGCAAGGTCAACAAGGAAATCGTCAATCTGATCAACTTAAACGGCGGCAGCGCTGTGGGCTTGTCCGGCAAAGACGGGATGCTCATCAAGGCCGAACCCAAGGAACTTTCTGTCGAAAAAAAGAACGCTCCTCCTGAAATCATCGATCTCGGCAAGGTCGGCGAGGTCTCTTCCATCAATACGGCGCTGATACGGTCACTGGAAACCGATGGGTTCATCCCCGTCATCGCTCCTGTGGGGGTGGATGACGAAGGTAATACGTATAATATTAATGCCGATTCCGTCGCAGGGGCCATCGCCTCCGCTTTGGGAGCCAAGCGATTGTATCTACTCACTGATGTTCCGGGGCTTCTTGATGCGGATGGAGAACTCATCACCCACCTTTCCCACAAGGAAGCCTTTGACTGCATTGATTCCGGGGTCATCACCGGTGGTATGATCCCCAAGATCAAATGCTGTATTGAAGCCGTTCCGGATGTGGAAAAGGCCGCGATAATCGATGGCAGGGTAGAAAACTGCATCCTGCTTGAGCTCTTCACCAAATCCGGTATAGGAACCGAAGTCATCGAAGAAAAACAACCGAGTCCAGATCGGCTGTGAGATCTCTGCCATGGACCCTGATAATCGTCGCCACAATAATGCAAGCCACTGACTTAAGGAAGACACAATGAAGAATCTCGACTGGACTGCAGCCTTGAATATCGGACTTGATGTTCTGGATGAACAGCATAAACAGCTTCTAACCATCGGCAATGACCTCCTGGATGCCATCCGCCGTGGCGAAGGGGAAACCATCCTCAAAGAGACATTCAACCGCCTCAAGGCATATACCGTGTACCACTTCAAGGAGGAAGAGGCGTACATGAAGGAAATAGGCTTTCCCGATCTTGATTCACACGCTGCCGACCATGCCCTTCTCCTGGTACGAGTCAACACCTTATGGCGCATGCTTGAAAGCGGAGAGAATATTTCCCCCAAGGGGGTCTCCCTGTTTCTCAGCGACTGGATCAACGAACACATTCTCCATAGAGATGCCGAGATCGGCCGATTTGCCAATTCCCGTTCCTGACCAGTGCCGGACCATCGCCAAGACACACTTTCTTGCTCCGGCGATGCCTCTGCCGTAGCGTCAGTCCGAACACAAAGGGAGTTTCATGAGTCACGGATTTTTCACTATCATCAGTCGAGCTGAATTCCAGAATTTTCTCAAAGATTTCCACCCACTGCCTTCAGAAACAGTTCGTCTGTCGCGCGCATCGGGACGGACCCTGGCCTTCGATCTGATTGCCGATCACGATTGGCCCCTGATGGACCGGTCCTGCATGGATGGCTTCGCCATCAACGCCCGCGACGTATTCGGCGCAAGTGAAACAAATCCTGCTTATCTAGACTGTACCGACACCCTCTCCATCGATACAATTCCGAAGATGAACATTGCACCGGGCGAATGCATCCGAATCTCAACAGGTGGCCTCCTCCCCGAGGGGGCTGACGCTGTCGTGATGGTCGAACATACTCAGGAAGTCGGGGAAAGCATGAATGGCCTCGGCATCACAATTGAAATTCGCAAGAGCATTGCTCCGGGTGAAAATGTCATGCAGCGAGGGGAGGACGCCAGAACCGGACAAATCGCTCTGCCTGCCGGAACCGTGATCCGACCACAGGAAGTCGGGCTTTCCGCAGCTCTCGGTTTTGAAAGATTGTCTCTGATTCAACGCCCTCGGGTAGGAATCCTTTCCACAGGAGACGAGCTTATCGAAGTCAGTCAAATGCCCCGACCGGGAAAAGTACGTGACGTCAATTCCCACACGATCGCGACCTTGGTCAAACAGGTCAATGGAATCCCAACAAGATACGGAATTGTCAAAGACGACCTTGAAAGCCTGAATAGCGCGCTGGCCACTGCTGTGGCTGAAAATGACCTTATCCTCCTGTCCGGCGGTAGCTCAATCGGAGTTCGCGACCTGACAGTGCAGACCATAGAAGCGATGGAGGATTCTGCACTTCTGGCCCATGGGGTGGCGTTAAGCCCCGGTAAACCGACTATCCTCGGACGTGTGGGAAGCAAGCCTGTCCTTGGCCTGCCGGGTCAGGTCACCTCGGCCCTGGTGGTCATGCATGTGCTCATTTTACCGCTGATCCGCCACCTACAGGGTGATCCGGCCGCCTTTGATGAAACCCGCCGACCAACGCACCCTGCCGTACTGGCCAGAAATGTTCCTTCCAAGCCGGGACGGGAAGATTACATTCGCATCAAAATCGAACCGCGAGACGGGAAACTTCCTCTCGCTCATCCGGTGCTTGGCAAGTCCGGCCTCCTCAGAACCATGATCCAGGCTGACGGATTAACGGCTATCCCTGCGGATTCCGAAGGATTATATGAAGGACAGACCATTGATGTCTGGAGAGTGTGAGCCCTGGTCCTAGAAAAGATCTTCTTCGCCTTCCAGCTCCACGATTTTCCATTCGCCCCGGACTTTGGTGACGACAAAGACGGAATCTTCTTCCAGATTCCTGTCGAGATTCGCCACTTTGACTCTATAGGCTCCGAAAACACGAACCCGTGCGAATGAACCTTCAAGTTCGACAAGTTCAAACCCGAGTCCTCCGGTGTCCACCTTGGCTGTTCGCAAAACGGAATACGTCCCACGCTGCCGCTGAATTTCCTTGAAAACTTCAAACCGAAAATCATTTCTATCGCGGACATCCTCCGCAAACAGCTTGGCATAGTCATCGGCCAGAGATGTCTGGCGGACATAAAATTCGCGTAACAGTTCCACCAACGGTTCCGGCACGATGGAATTGGGGTCTTGAGGAGGTGGAGCCTGTGTGTGTTCCTTCTGCTTTGCCCCATGCGCTTCATCGCCCATAGGAAGTTCCATCAGCGTCAGGTAGAGCTTGATTTCCGAAACTGCCAACTTGACCTTGGAAGTTACCTCTCCTTTGGGGAAAACACTTTCCACGACAAGACGAAGTGATTTTGATGGTTTCCCGGCACATTCGATGATTTGCTCACCGGGTTCGTCTCTGAGCCAGAAACGAACCTCTGTACCATCGGGATAGACGATCTTTCCCGAACGGATTCGACGAAATGCGTGAAATTGGCCTTTGCCTTGATGCCCGTTGAAAATCCCCAGCCTGCTGACTCGAACCGGAATCCCGAAATCCAATTCTATCCACTGCCCGACACCAGGTCCGATCCCTCCGCCGACCCAGGCGGTCGAGGGATCTCCATCCATGAGATTGTCAGGCGTATGAGGAAGACCGAATTCAACTTTGACGCTGGACACCGAGACAGTCACGTCCATGGCCCATCCCGGAACCCCAATCAGAAGAAGCACGAAAAGACTGAGAAATGACTGTATGATTCGCATGACTATCCCTTTAGCACACCTCATCCCGGTTCGCCTCCCATAAAAAAGGGAGAAGTCCGAAGACTCCCCCCTCCAACAGATCATGATAAAACGGAATTAATAACGGTAATGGTCTGGCTTGAAAGGACCGTCCACATCGACACCAATGTAGTCAGCCTGTTTCTTGGTGAGCTTTTCAAGCTTAACCCCTAGACGTTCCAGGTGAAGGCGAGCGACTTCCTCATCCAGTTTCTTGGGCAGGATCATCACCTTGGGTTCATAATCGTTCTGAGCCAGATCAAGCTGAGCCAGAACCTGGTTGGTGAAGGAATTCGACATCACGAAACTCGGATGTCCTGTGGCGCAACCGAGGTTGACCAGGCGACCTTCAGCCAGAACGATAAGAGAGTTACCTGAGGGCAATGTCCACTTATCAACCTGCGGCTTGACTTCCTTCTTGATGCACTTGGGATTGTTTTCCAGATGTCCCATTTCAATCTCGGAATCGAAGTGGCCGATATTGCAAAGAATAGCTTCGTCCTTCATGGCATCCATATGCGCCCCGGTCACGACATGATAGTTGCCGGTGCACGTGACGAAGATATCACCGCGCGGTGCGGCGTCATCCATGGTCGTGACTTCATATCCTTCCATGGCGGCCTGAAGGGCGCAGATGGGATCAACTTCAGTAATCAGCACACGAGCGCCAAAGCCACGCATGGACTGGGCGCAGCCTTTACCGACATCACCATACCCGACCACGACAACAACCTTGCCTGCCACCATCACATCAGTGGCGCGTTTGATACCGTCAGCCAGAGACTCGCGGCAACCATACAAATTATCGAATTTGGATTTTGTCACGGAATCATTAACATTGAAGGCCGGGAACAACAACTCTCCCGCACGCTGCATTTCATAGAGTCGGTGCACACCAGTGGTCGTTTCTTCGGAAACACCACGGATCGTTTTGGCAATCGTGGTCCACTTCTCAGGGTTGGCCGCCACAGAGGCCTCCAAACGGTCCATGATCATCTGGAATTCCAAGACATCATGCTTTTTGCCCAGCAGACTCGGATCAGCTTCGCACTTCACCCCCTGGTGAATAAGCAGCGTGGCATCACCACCATCATCAACGATGAGGTCAGGGCCGGAGCCATCGGGCCATGTCAGAGCCTGCTCAGTGCACCACCAATACTCTTCCAGCGTCTCACCTTTCCATGCGAAAACCTTGGCCATCCCGGAGTCCGCGATTGCTGCAGCAGCATGATCCTGAGTAGAAAAGATGTTGCAGGATGCCCACCGGATATCAGCGCCCAATTCGTAAAGGCACTTGATGAGCATGGCGGTTTGGATAGTCATGTGCAACGACCCCATGACCTTGAAGCCCTTCAGGGGCTTATCCTTACCTGACTTCTCTATAAGAGACATGAGGCCCGGCATTTCGCGCTCGGACAACTGCATTTCCATATGACCCCATTCGGCCAAAGACATATCAGCGACTTTGTTCTCGCATTTGGGATCAACGGGCATTACTTTCGTAGACATGGTTCCTCCACGTATCGGGGTTTGGATTCTATTGCTTCTCAGCCTCGTATATCACAACTACGAGGTCCATGTTGACTTGAAATTCAGTGACGTCCCTGACGGTAAAATCCGTCTGGGCCAGCCAGTCGCACATCTTGCTTTTCGGGATGCCGAGCCTGCGGTCACCGTACTCGCTTCGCATTATTTCGTTGTCGTGCTGATCAAACTCAGCGATAAGCAGTTTCCCGCCTTTGCGAAGGACACGACCGGCCTCGCGAAGGGCATCCACCGGCCGAGCCAAATGGTGGAGAACCAACGACATGATCGTACAGTCCGCTTCCTGATCCCGCAGGGGTAAATGGGTCATCTCCCCAATACGCAACGACATGTTGGCATCACCGGAAAACCGCTCTTCAGCAAGCTCCAGCATTTTAGGCGAATTATCGACACCGATGACCATATCAGATGTTCCGGCCAGTATCTCCAGCATATCGCCGGGACCACAGCCGATATCGGCAGCACACCCGCACTGAGGCAGTCGAGTCTGGATTTCACGACCCAGATCAATCTCGCCAAGCACTTCTGCGGTCATTCTATCCCACTCGGGAGCAATTGCATCAAAGAATTGACGAGTTGCAGCCATACGCTCACGAATGACCCGGTCCGCTCTATTGCTGTCCCGTTTCAGTTCGTTTTCGCCTTCGAACAGCAGTGCGATACCATCAAGAAAGTCCCGACCTGGTCCATCTTCACTCGCACGGTAAAAAGCCCAAAGCCCTTCCCGACGAACATCAACCAGCCCGGAATCGGACAGAATTTTCAGATGTCGCGAAATTCGCGACTGTCCCATCTCCATCACCTGAACAATCTCACCTACATTCAACTCGTACTCCAGAAGGACATTGACCAATCTGGCCCGAGTTTCATCTGCAAGAGCTTTGCAATATTTAATTATTTTCATTGACCTCGTCCTATATCAGGATATCTTGATATATGGAATATTTGATTTCTAGCTTAAGCAGTGTAGCCCGTCAAGCCTTAAGGCATAGTCCAGTGAATTGTTTATGGCTGATTCCTGTGATAGAGACAGGACAAGTGAGGCGAATCATGAAACCCATCTTTTGTATCATGGCAATGACCGCTTTCTTCTTGACGGGATGCCAGGCCGCC comes from the Pseudodesulfovibrio piezophilus C1TLV30 genome and includes:
- the proB gene encoding glutamate 5-kinase, encoding MMRTDVDRHILLKEVRRIVVKVGSAVLATKDGLNPDSIDRLATQLSALIDRGMDVVLVSSGAVAAGRQRICERTRQCRKEYDDMASRQAASAIGQGRLMHDYDEAFAKHGKVTAQILLTRSGLKDRERFLNARNTLERLLEWKVIPIINENDTVSTHELEFGDNDTLGAMCLGLTGSDLFVNLTSANGVFDRNPETHPEARSIPVIDNIACLDIEAMCDGKTSVGTGGMYSKLRAARRAAQLGIPTLIVSGKGEFDILAALDGADHGTLVLPESRTVSSKKFWLAYHDDPSGAIRVDKGAANALLTKGKSLLPIGISAVDGCFERGALVFIKTLEGDELGVGLSNFSSAELERIKGKKTADLPAIIGPTSSDEAVHRDNMLLDAAI
- a CDS encoding MFS transporter — encoded protein: MRRLYLDKNLQLTFCVTLMAILGVSSIIPALPDIMTGLHMSPVQIGLVISVFTLPGILVSPLVGILADRIGRKVILVPSLFIFGCFGFFCFFAQSMEQLLILRFMQGLGAGPLGVIYGTLIGDLYQGDERGQAMGYNASVLAIGTAAFPGLGGALAMLGWNYPFLLPLIAIPLGLVIATQLDTPEPTSSGSLKNYFRDAFQLMKTRQVLSLFATTMATFIVLYGPIVTYLPILLSHRFHASPVSIGMVFLISSGFTGMAAFQLGRLSSRFSHRFLLGSAGLLYGLAMLLIPMTPSIWFVIPAVMCFGLAQGLNIPTVMTMLTTIAPMEQRGAFMAANGLTLRLAQTVAPLLMGGIYSLFGIQAVYMGGLLCALVILLLAFFCIQD
- a CDS encoding Lcl C-terminal domain-containing protein translates to MSQHILSTGQTFCADQDGSIISCGNTGQDAEFSPGQAWDPTRFIPDGEAILDTTTGLVWLKDANPVGFPITWQEAFEFVQTMNKDHVAGFTDWRLPNRRELFSLVSFDSHSPSLPAGHPFTNVFHGWYWTSTTSAMHESQAWHLHMMGGRMFWGNKTGYELVWPVRGRSEILPAPTAGPSKDGSVWPEPRFEDHGEIVTDRLTHLCWTRLADLAPGPVSWKDAFTVVKKLNTTGFASLSGWRLPTIREFESLTESQNHSPALPTGHPFTNTREAYWSSTNSGYEANWAMCHYLDKGAIGVGYKRDKGFHVWAVRAP
- a CDS encoding helix-turn-helix transcriptional regulator, whose amino-acid sequence is MSKNVGSGKPQRYIQPSLLMALSMGSSYGYELIQTIGEYGFLRGDAPPGMVYRHLRQMDEEGLVLSRWDSRGDGPAKRVYSITPEGREILEAWVLHMERQRDALDGFILRYRRKK
- a CDS encoding amino acid kinase family protein, which encodes MGKLIKEKGEKGRLHIETPLLGESLVDKRLLRETEADEYFRMQPEVNVLKIGGQSIMDRGASALFPILEELVKAKEEHKILLMCGGGTRARHVYSIGIDLGMPTGVLSKLGDKVSAQNAEMLSVLLAKHGGAMIGHGDHLEQLHMYCQQGYLPITTGIPPYGFFEHPAEVGSIPPHRTDSGACLLAENIGAKSLIYLKDEKGMYESDPKKAKDREALRFFDRIHVDELIEMDLEDLIVERPVLTFLKNAKTLKQFQIIDVLRHPEHLHAALNGEHVGTIVYKD
- a CDS encoding putative sulfate/molybdate transporter, producing MRMSFDRMEWAGSVGDLGTLLPLAFAMIMINGLSATGLFLTIGLMYVLGGMYYRVPVAVQPMKVVAAYAIGQSLSPDVITASGLIVAVFLLFLGATHLVDFVARIVPKTVIRGVQMATGILLLSKGAKMVVGTSDFQVMHGGTEPFLNSQSFMGMPMSLILGILFFLVTLFLLNSRRFPAGLVVVVSGVLVGSLLGAWQELAGVQIGFHLPRFLPFGFPSGGDFSFALLVLVLPQIPMTMGNAVIGNRDLSFEYFGRESRRVTDRALCMSMGLANLFSVMVGGMPVCHGAGGLAAHYRFGARTSGSNMIIGGGFILLALLYGPGAANVLHLLPMGVLGALLFFSGAQLTLAIMDMSSRSDLFVVVLMLAITLISNLAWAFGVGICLYHIIRVGKIKV
- the argB gene encoding acetylglutamate kinase; the protein is MKRYQLQAKSIIETLPFITDFYGKTIVIKYGGNAMIDEKLKRAFALNVILLKYIGLNPVIVHGGGPQIGSMLKALNIESQFREGYRVTDDATMDVVEMVLVGKVNKEIVNLINLNGGSAVGLSGKDGMLIKAEPKELSVEKKNAPPEIIDLGKVGEVSSINTALIRSLETDGFIPVIAPVGVDDEGNTYNINADSVAGAIASALGAKRLYLLTDVPGLLDADGELITHLSHKEAFDCIDSGVITGGMIPKIKCCIEAVPDVEKAAIIDGRVENCILLELFTKSGIGTEVIEEKQPSPDRL
- a CDS encoding bacteriohemerythrin encodes the protein MKNLDWTAALNIGLDVLDEQHKQLLTIGNDLLDAIRRGEGETILKETFNRLKAYTVYHFKEEEAYMKEIGFPDLDSHAADHALLLVRVNTLWRMLESGENISPKGVSLFLSDWINEHILHRDAEIGRFANSRS